The Cloeon dipterum chromosome 3, ieCloDipt1.1, whole genome shotgun sequence genome includes a region encoding these proteins:
- the LOC135941238 gene encoding uncharacterized protein LOC135941238, translating into MDFEGPVENPLELISNGAPWQVPPEEMKEYWRHNLAQYKRRIILLSEVREMEMATLPYAMLKHILPTDFVAGISEALFKSTHEVTFNTVKNLVISYYCTYDTLKKELEASGKPQPKELPSVVLHRLQERIRLDGDGGKAVLKFWIGTLPKIFAHHMEKFKSWPYNEQAIVADTFFRVAGNARQTEPTETGQPPSLLENRLDSLAQTLLARGYTPWKRSHRRSYLRARFSPQGLCYYHNKFKDKARVCVLGCTYNKEPPKPAEN; encoded by the coding sequence ATGGATTTTGAGGGACCCGTAGAAAACCCATTGGAACTGATCTCGAACGGCGCACCTTGGCAGGTGCCGCCAGAGGAAATGAAAGAATACTGGAGGCATAACCTGGCCCAGTACAAGAGACGCATCATTTTACTGTCCGAAGTGAGAGAGATGGAAATGGCAACGTTGCCATACGCCATGCTAAAACACATCTTACCTACAGACTTTGTTGCCGGAATTTCCGAGGCACTCTTTAAAAGTACGCACGAAGTCACCTTCAACACGGTCAAAAACTTGGTCATCTCCTACTACTGCACGTATGATACGCTCAAGAAGGAGCTGGAGGCATCCGGAAAGCCTCAGCCAAAAGAACTGCCGTCCGTGGTGCTGCACAGGTTGCAAGAACGGATCAGGCTAGATGGAGACGGTGGCAAAGCGGTGCTCAAGTTTTGGATTGGCACCCTGCCGAAAATATTCGCGCACCACATGGAAAAGTTCAAGTCGTGGCCGTATAATGAGCAGGCCATCGTCGCCGACACCTTCTTCAGGGTGGCTGGCAATGCCCGTCAGACGGAGCCCACCGAGACGGGACAGCCCCCCTCGCTTCTCGAGAACAGGCTGGATTCGTTGGCGCAAACGCTTTTGGCACGCGGCTACACACCCTGGAAGAGGAGCCACCGGCGCAGTTACTTGAGGGCCCGTTTCAGCCCACAGGGTCTATGCTACTACCACAACAAATTCAAGGACAAAGCTCGCGTCTGCGTGCTCGGTTGCACCTACAATAAGGAGCCGCCAAAGCCAGCTGAAAATTGA